In a single window of the Cucumis melo cultivar AY chromosome 11, USDA_Cmelo_AY_1.0, whole genome shotgun sequence genome:
- the LOC103498935 gene encoding probable indole-3-pyruvate monooxygenase YUCCA8 encodes MENLFRLADHDDFFSRRCIWVNGPVIVGAGPSGLATAACLREQGVPFVVLERAECIASLWQKRTYDRLKLHLPKQFCQLPKLPFPEDFPEYPTKRQFIEYLESYAKHFEINPQFNECVQSARYDETSGLWRVKTVSTAGSARNEVEYICRWLVVATGENAERVMPEIEGLSEFCGDVSHACEYKSGEKFTGKKVVVVGCGNSGMEVSLDLCNHNASPSMVVRSSVHVLPREIFGKSTFELAIMMMKWLPLWLVDKLLLVLAWLILGNIEKYGLKRPSMGPLELKNEIGKTPVLDIGALEKIKSGDIKVVPGIKRFTRNQVELVNGEKLDVDSVVLATGYRSNVPSWLQEGEFFSKNGFPKAASPHSWKGNAGLYAVGFSRRGLSGASSDAMKIAQDIGNVWKAETKQQKKRTTACHRRCISQF; translated from the exons ATGGAGAACTTGTTTCGTCTTGCCGATCATGATGATTTCTTCTCTCGACGTTGCATCTGGGTTAACGGTCCAGTGATCGTTGGGGCCGGGCCATCAGGCCTGGCTACAGCTGCTTGTCTTAGAGAACAAGGGGTACCTTTTGTAGTCCTTGAACGAGCTGAATGCATAGCCTCCCTGTGGCAAAAGCGCACCTATGACAGACTTAAACTTCACCTTCCAAAGCAATTCTGCCAGCTCCCAAAACTCCCATTCCCAGAAGACTTCCCTGAATACCCAACCAAGAGACAGTTCATTGAGTACCTTGAATCATACGCCAAGCATTTTGAGATCAACCCACAATTCAATGAGTGTGTTCAATCAGCAAGGTACGATGAAACCAGCGGCCTGTGGCGCGTCAAGACTGTTTCAACAGCTGGCTCTGCCCGTAACGAGGTCGAATACATTTGCCGGTGGCTCGTTGTGGCCACAGGCGAGAATGCTGAGCGCGTAATGCCCGAAATCGAAGGATTGAGCGAGTTTTGTGGTGATGTCTCACATGCTTGTGAATACAAGTCTGGAGAGAAGTTCACCGGAAAGAAAGTGGTGGTCGTTGGCTGCGGAAACTCGGGCATGGAAGTTTCTCTAGACTTGTGCAACCACAATGCCTCACCTTCAATGGTGGTCCGAAGCTCG GTCCATGTCTTACCAAGAGAGATCTTTGGAAAATCTACATTCGAACTAGCTATTATGATGATGAAATGGCTGCCCCTCTGGCTGGTTGACAAGCTCTTGTTAGTCCTGGCATGGCTGATCCTTGGAAACATTGAAAAATACGGCCTCAAACGGCCATCGATGGGGCCATTGGAACTCAAAAACGAGATAGGAAAGACTCCTGTTCTTGACATTGGAGCGTTGGAGAAAATCAAATCCGGTGACATCAAAGTAGTTCCGGGAATCAAACGGTTCACTCGCAACCAAGTAGAGCTTGTCAATGGCGAAAAGCTCGATGTAGATTCAGTAGTTTTGGCTACTGGGTACCGCAGCAATGTCCCTTCTTGGCTTCAG GAAGGCGAATTCTTCTCGAAAAACGGATTCCCAAAAGCAGCATCACCACATTCGTGGAAGGGAAATGCAGGGCTTTACGCAGTTGGGTTTTCAAGAAGAGGGCTATCTGGGGCTTCATCAGACGCCATGAAAATAGCTCAAGATATTGGTAATGTGTGGAAGGCGGAAACGAAGCAACAAAAAAAGAGAACAACTGCTTGCCATAGACGCTGCATTTCCCAATTCTGA